In Rubrivirga marina, the following are encoded in one genomic region:
- a CDS encoding quinone-dependent dihydroorotate dehydrogenase, protein MYRLLRPLLFRLDAEAAHGLGVQAARLGQTFGGVTRALFPRADERLAQTAWGLRFASPVGLAAGFDKNAALVPFWADLGLGFAEVGSVSAQPSAGNPKPRAFRLPADRALVNRMGLNNDGAEAVAERLAHTERPEGFVLGVNVAKTHSPDILGEAGVDDFRQSVRALLPHADYLALNVSCPNTAEGKTFETPEALDALLTAVMAEVQAASDAPPTLVKLSPPATGGVDAGAVDELVRISLHYGVAGFIATNTASDRTGLTTEASRLEAIGRGGLSGRPLADRATALVRHLYGVTDGAVPLIGVGGIDSAEAAYARIRAGATLIQVYTGLVYEGPGLIGRIHRGLVRLLDRDGLGTLAEAVGADA, encoded by the coding sequence ATGTACCGCCTCCTCCGCCCGCTCCTGTTCCGCCTCGACGCCGAGGCCGCGCACGGGCTGGGCGTCCAGGCCGCCCGCCTCGGGCAGACGTTCGGCGGGGTCACGCGGGCCCTCTTCCCGCGAGCCGACGAGCGACTCGCGCAGACGGCGTGGGGCCTCCGGTTCGCCTCGCCGGTCGGGCTGGCCGCCGGGTTCGACAAGAACGCCGCGCTCGTCCCCTTCTGGGCCGACCTCGGCCTCGGGTTTGCCGAGGTCGGCTCGGTCAGCGCCCAGCCCTCGGCCGGCAACCCGAAGCCACGCGCGTTCCGGTTGCCCGCCGACCGCGCGCTCGTCAACCGGATGGGGCTCAACAACGACGGCGCGGAGGCGGTCGCCGAGCGCCTCGCCCACACGGAGCGGCCCGAGGGGTTCGTCCTCGGCGTCAACGTGGCGAAGACGCACAGCCCCGACATCCTCGGCGAGGCCGGCGTCGATGACTTCCGCCAGTCGGTCCGCGCCCTCCTCCCCCATGCGGACTACCTCGCGCTCAACGTGTCGTGCCCGAACACGGCCGAGGGCAAGACCTTCGAGACGCCCGAGGCCCTCGACGCGCTCCTCACGGCGGTGATGGCCGAGGTCCAGGCCGCGTCGGACGCGCCACCGACGCTCGTCAAGCTGTCGCCCCCCGCGACCGGCGGCGTCGACGCGGGCGCGGTCGACGAGCTGGTGCGGATCAGCCTCCACTACGGCGTCGCGGGGTTCATCGCTACGAACACGGCCTCCGACCGGACTGGCCTCACGACCGAGGCGAGCCGGCTGGAGGCGATCGGGCGCGGCGGTCTCAGCGGACGGCCGCTGGCGGACCGCGCGACGGCGCTCGTCCGCCACCTCTACGGGGTCACCGACGGGGCGGTCCCGCTCATCGGCGTCGGCGGCATCGACTCGGCCGAGGCGGCCTACGCGCGCATCCGGGCCGGCGCGACGCTGATCCAGGTCTACACCGGCCTCGTGTACGAGGGGCCGGGACTGATCGGGCGGATCCACCGTGGGCTCGTGCGCCTCCTCGACCGCGACGGCCTCGGCACGCTCGCCGAGGCGGTGGGGGCGGACGCCTAG
- a CDS encoding glycoside hydrolase family 3 protein, translated as MRLALTLVAALIAGVSGALGLDASTDRADAAEARADSLAVVAADSLAEARRRSAVDSLLAPYAGFEAPRGVSRAEAEAWADARLAELSLEETVAQLFIVELGAVRDPDGLARMGIGGFHVSRRTPPREVLAVTNRLSRRADVPLFFSADYEWGVGTARSNFTELPAAMAYGAADRDDLAEVGGAVTALEARAQGINVLFASVADVNNNPLNPIINTRSFGEDPRRVGELAAAYVRGAQANGVLATLKHFPGHGNTDTDTHVAFAAVPGDWRSLWQTELAPYRVALDAEPGFVMSTHLWARALDDAATPATFSRVALTDVLRDSLGYDGIVTTDAMNMAAVRDRYGPRDRAVLPLKAGADVVLNETSPRRAIRYVVDAVENGELPRARVDESARRILRAKARLGLHTAPPPDRARLDRMLTEVRGARFADALTRAAVTVVRSGPLPIRRGQRVALVQMGNFDAGRPMTRLERDLGPDRAARVSSSGGGQSTAVSAAREADVAVIAMHLRVGMRLPPRLTSAQQRAVEAIRETGTPVVVAVLGSPYAAALAPPEAGVVVAYDETTRTASAVADVLRGRIEATGRLPVDVPGL; from the coding sequence ATGCGCCTCGCCCTCACCCTCGTCGCCGCGCTCATCGCCGGCGTGTCCGGGGCGCTCGGCCTCGACGCCTCCACCGACCGGGCCGACGCCGCGGAAGCCCGCGCCGACAGCCTCGCCGTCGTCGCGGCCGACTCACTCGCGGAGGCCCGCCGCCGGTCGGCCGTCGACTCGCTGCTGGCGCCGTACGCCGGCTTCGAGGCACCGCGGGGCGTCTCCCGTGCCGAGGCCGAGGCGTGGGCCGACGCCCGCCTCGCGGAGCTGTCGCTGGAGGAGACCGTCGCCCAGCTGTTCATCGTCGAGCTCGGCGCGGTCCGTGACCCCGACGGGCTGGCGCGGATGGGCATCGGCGGGTTCCACGTGTCCCGACGGACGCCGCCGCGCGAGGTCCTCGCCGTGACGAACCGCCTGAGCCGTCGCGCCGACGTCCCGCTCTTCTTCTCGGCCGACTACGAGTGGGGCGTGGGGACGGCGCGGTCCAACTTCACGGAGCTCCCGGCGGCCATGGCCTACGGTGCCGCCGACCGCGACGACCTCGCCGAGGTGGGCGGGGCCGTCACGGCGCTGGAGGCCCGCGCGCAGGGCATCAACGTCCTGTTCGCGTCGGTCGCCGACGTCAACAACAACCCCCTCAACCCGATCATCAACACGCGGTCGTTCGGGGAGGACCCGCGGCGTGTCGGCGAGCTGGCGGCGGCCTACGTGCGCGGCGCGCAGGCGAACGGCGTCCTCGCCACGCTCAAACACTTCCCCGGCCACGGCAACACCGACACCGACACGCACGTGGCCTTCGCCGCCGTCCCGGGCGACTGGCGGAGCCTCTGGCAAACGGAGCTCGCGCCGTACCGCGTGGCGCTCGACGCCGAGCCCGGCTTCGTCATGTCGACGCACCTCTGGGCCCGCGCGCTGGACGATGCGGCCACGCCCGCCACGTTCAGCCGCGTCGCCCTCACCGACGTGCTCCGCGACAGCCTCGGCTACGACGGGATCGTCACGACCGACGCGATGAACATGGCCGCCGTCCGCGACCGCTATGGGCCGCGCGACCGGGCCGTGCTGCCCCTCAAGGCCGGCGCCGACGTCGTGCTCAACGAGACGTCACCGCGGCGGGCCATCCGCTATGTGGTGGACGCCGTCGAAAATGGCGAGTTGCCGCGCGCCCGAGTGGACGAGAGCGCCCGACGGATCCTCCGGGCGAAGGCCCGCCTCGGCCTCCACACGGCCCCGCCGCCCGACCGTGCCCGCCTCGACCGGATGCTCACCGAGGTGAGGGGTGCCCGCTTCGCCGACGCGCTCACGCGGGCCGCCGTCACGGTCGTCCGCTCCGGCCCGCTCCCGATCCGACGCGGCCAGCGCGTGGCGCTCGTGCAGATGGGCAACTTCGACGCCGGCCGGCCGATGACGCGGCTGGAGCGCGACCTCGGGCCGGACCGCGCCGCGCGCGTGTCGTCGTCCGGCGGTGGGCAGAGCACGGCCGTCTCAGCCGCGCGCGAGGCGGACGTGGCCGTCATCGCGATGCACCTCCGCGTGGGGATGCGCCTCCCGCCCCGGCTCACGTCGGCCCAGCAGCGCGCCGTCGAGGCGATCCGCGAGACGGGCACGCCGGTCGTGGTCGCCGTCCTCGGCAGCCCCTACGCCGCCGCCCTCGCGCCGCCCGAGGCGGGGGTGGTCGTGGCCTACGACGAGACGACACGCACGGCCTCCGCCGTCGCGGACGTCCTCCGTGGCCGGATCGAGGCGACGGGTCGCCTGCCAGTCGACGTTCCCGGCCTCTAG
- a CDS encoding CPBP family intramembrane glutamic endopeptidase — translation MIDRLRSEWQGLRAAVAGLSPNARRAAVVLLTATVLVLFHLQVGSRRVYLRLDNPLGFADEAFGAWAWWFGMQGVLGFVVPALILLVGFRWSPREAGLGLGDWKLASALALGYLPLVLIGTWVLSDGTAFQAQYPHFFGAKESWGVFLAYEALFLFYWIGWEYLWRGFVLFGTAPALGAPLAIVAQTVPFAILHAQKPPAEAYLSILGGLALGALVWRCRSFWIAVPIHAAQMLALDFFATLRFRTGADGVGLGALMDALGGLG, via the coding sequence ATGATAGACCGCCTCCGAAGCGAGTGGCAAGGCCTCCGCGCCGCCGTCGCCGGCCTCTCCCCCAACGCCCGACGGGCCGCGGTCGTGCTCCTCACGGCCACGGTCCTCGTCCTGTTCCACCTCCAGGTGGGCAGCCGCCGCGTCTATCTCCGCCTCGACAACCCGCTCGGCTTCGCCGACGAGGCGTTCGGCGCGTGGGCGTGGTGGTTCGGGATGCAGGGCGTGCTCGGGTTCGTCGTGCCGGCGTTGATCCTGCTCGTCGGGTTCCGCTGGAGCCCACGCGAGGCCGGGCTCGGGCTGGGCGACTGGAAGCTGGCGAGTGCGCTCGCGCTCGGCTACCTCCCGCTCGTCCTCATCGGCACGTGGGTGCTCTCCGACGGGACGGCGTTTCAGGCGCAGTACCCGCACTTTTTCGGGGCCAAGGAGAGCTGGGGCGTGTTCCTGGCCTACGAGGCGCTCTTCCTGTTCTACTGGATCGGATGGGAGTACCTGTGGCGCGGGTTCGTCCTGTTCGGGACGGCGCCGGCGCTCGGGGCGCCGCTCGCGATCGTGGCACAGACGGTCCCGTTCGCGATCCTCCACGCGCAGAAGCCGCCGGCCGAGGCCTACCTCTCGATCCTGGGCGGGCTCGCGCTCGGCGCGCTCGTGTGGCGCTGCCGGAGCTTCTGGATCGCCGTCCCGATCCACGCCGCGCAGATGCTGGCGCTCGACTTTTTTGCGACGCTCCGCTTCCGGACCGGTGCCGACGGCGTCGGCCTCGGGGCGCTCATGGACGCACTGGGCGGTCTGGGGTGA
- a CDS encoding T9SS type A sorting domain-containing protein — MRLLLLVLAATASAQPALVAEASVDKDVYEYGEPIVFRYSLLNVGTEETVILTSGSCRAAFAFEGVPLDEACTLDSVSSVLKPDGGYIWEWTLDPADLGLPVADGTQTMTGYIAGYCGAEGKPCPDSTTVSVSFEAPAYLGGRLSVRYEEANADSVAALRTAYDGVVVDESTRPDGSRSEEWRISGVQLDEAAAALDANGAVISAEAVRWVPTSERFEVATAPRPTNALLTPPTPNPTSDLATFSLRLQATEAVTVDVLDALGRRVAVLHDGPLLSGVDHTFGVEGAALPAGVYVVRVVGETVRQSRRVTVAR; from the coding sequence ATGCGCTTGCTCCTCCTCGTGTTGGCCGCCACCGCCAGCGCACAGCCCGCCCTCGTCGCCGAGGCCTCCGTCGACAAGGACGTCTACGAATACGGCGAGCCAATCGTCTTCCGCTACTCTCTCCTGAACGTGGGGACCGAGGAGACGGTGATCCTGACCTCGGGGTCGTGCCGGGCTGCATTCGCCTTCGAAGGCGTCCCGCTCGACGAAGCCTGCACGCTCGACTCGGTGTCGTCGGTGCTCAAACCCGACGGCGGCTACATCTGGGAGTGGACCCTCGACCCGGCCGATCTCGGACTCCCCGTCGCGGACGGGACGCAGACGATGACCGGATACATCGCCGGGTACTGCGGAGCCGAGGGGAAACCGTGTCCCGACAGCACCACGGTCTCCGTCTCGTTCGAGGCCCCAGCCTACCTCGGGGGCCGACTCTCCGTCCGGTACGAGGAGGCGAACGCAGACTCCGTCGCCGCGCTACGCACGGCCTACGACGGCGTCGTCGTCGATGAGTCCACACGCCCGGACGGGTCGCGCTCCGAAGAATGGCGGATCTCGGGCGTCCAACTCGACGAGGCCGCCGCCGCGCTCGACGCGAACGGCGCCGTTATCTCGGCGGAGGCCGTCCGCTGGGTCCCGACTTCTGAGCGATTCGAGGTGGCCACCGCTCCCCGGCCGACGAACGCTCTCCTTACGCCACCGACCCCGAACCCGACGTCGGACCTCGCCACCTTCAGCCTCCGCCTCCAAGCCACCGAGGCGGTCACGGTCGACGTCCTCGACGCGCTGGGGCGCCGGGTGGCCGTGCTCCACGACGGACCCCTCTTGAGCGGCGTCGACCACACCTTCGGGGTCGAGGGCGCCGCGCTGCCGGCCGGCGTCTACGTCGTCCGCGTCGTCGGCGAGACGGTTCGCCAGTCGCGGCGAGTGACCGTCGCCCGCTAG